One Desulfovibrio sp. Fe33 DNA segment encodes these proteins:
- the glyQ gene encoding glycine--tRNA ligase subunit alpha, translating to MNFQDVILKLQAFWAGYGCAVVQPMDIECGAGTFNPSTFFRVIGPEPWKTAYVEPSRRPTDGRYGENPNRLQHYYQFQVILKPSPDNVQELYLESLAALGIDAAAHDIRFVEDDWESPTLGAWGLGWEVWLNGMEVTQFTYFQQVGGIDLKPVSVELTYGLERISMYLQEKESVYDLKWNDEITYGNVFHQNEVEMSKYNFELSDADMLFDLFNKFEGECLKLCEAGLPWPAYDYCLKCSHSFNLLDARGAISITERATYIGRVRNLASKIARLYADQREEMGYPMLKK from the coding sequence ATGAATTTTCAGGATGTAATACTGAAATTGCAGGCGTTCTGGGCGGGTTACGGATGTGCCGTGGTCCAGCCCATGGACATCGAGTGCGGTGCCGGGACGTTCAATCCCTCCACCTTTTTCCGGGTGATCGGCCCCGAGCCGTGGAAGACCGCCTACGTTGAGCCTTCCCGCCGTCCGACCGACGGCCGTTACGGTGAGAACCCCAACCGCTTGCAGCACTACTACCAGTTTCAGGTGATCCTGAAGCCGTCTCCCGACAACGTCCAGGAGCTCTACCTGGAGTCCCTCGCCGCGCTCGGCATTGACGCGGCCGCCCACGATATCCGTTTCGTGGAGGACGACTGGGAGTCGCCCACGCTGGGCGCCTGGGGCCTGGGCTGGGAGGTCTGGCTCAACGGCATGGAGGTCACTCAGTTCACTTACTTCCAGCAGGTGGGCGGCATCGATCTCAAACCGGTGTCGGTGGAGCTGACCTACGGTCTTGAACGCATTTCCATGTATCTTCAGGAGAAGGAGTCGGTTTACGACCTCAAGTGGAACGACGAGATCACCTACGGCAATGTCTTTCATCAGAATGAAGTGGAGATGTCCAAGTACAACTTCGAGTTGTCCGACGCGGACATGCTCTTCGATCTGTTCAACAAGTTCGAGGGTGAATGCCTGAAGCTGTGCGAGGCCGGACTTCCGTGGCCCGCCTACGACTACTGCCTGAAGTGCTCCCATTCCTTCAACCTGCTGGACGCCCGCGGGGCCATCTCCATCACCGAACGCGCCACCTACATCGGCCGCGTGCGCAACCTGGCCTCGAAGATCGCCAGGCTCTATGCCGACCAGCGGGAAGAGATGGGCTATCCCATGCTCAAGAAATAA